The Tenebrio molitor chromosome 7, icTenMoli1.1, whole genome shotgun sequence region gaagttcaTGTGATTTGAATCTCGTAAATTACGATTAACGGAAAATGATTAACTGTCTTCTCAACCCGATCAGCTGGCACTGGAAGTTTGACAACGTCGGTTTTACAGACTAGCtgcgaaaatgtttttttcttttgttgccCCACACATTTCCTTTCTCCACATCACCATTGTGGTTTTTAATCTTCCATTAATCCAAAATCGTTCATTTTTGGACACATTCTTTCAAATACTTTTTATGTTTTACGTCAACAGATTACTTGCAACGTTGCCATATCTAATCTACTTTACACAAATGCTAACTCTAATCAAATAAGTtgtaaacattaattttcaaccATTTCAACATTTAAAACCCCAATCATCACTCGAGGTAGAAGGCAACAAAATAAAGATAATTATCCTAGATGTCCTCATACATAACAATATTTTGCGTAACATGCATTAATGTAGATTCGTTTTGATTAGCGAGTTTCTTGTGGGGAATGAACATTGTTGTTACTTGTGGAGGGTGCAATTCGTCTCCGGCACTGGTCTAATTCGTCGGAGTGAATCGTTCAATATTGGTTCTGTTGGGAAAACAAATTTCCTCAAGAAAAATGAGTCTAGTCGACCAACCCCATTTGTGCGTCTCGTTCAAACCGCTGATGGTTcagttattatttatgtttggATCGTTGCCcaatagatatttttattgcGAAAAGAATGCCATCATGGGTTTGTTAATTGCGTCGGTATGGTCGAGGGTAGCGGGCAGGTCATGTGCGAGTCTGTGGATTTCGACCGGGCCATCCACCTCACAGGTATCTGCACATATTctttttatcgtttttattGCGTCAGCTTCCAGGCTACGGTAAATTCCACTACGAGGCTTTCACGGCTTGTGCGATTTGCATAATCAGCGTTGGCTTCCAGAACGGCTTGTCTGCCTACATCTTCCCCGCAGCGCAGTGCGAACTCCACCTCACCTCTTTCCAGCTCAGCCTGCTCAACGTGTGCTTTTTGGCCGGTGGCGCCGCCAGCAGCTTCCTCTGGGGCGCCCTCGCGGACTCCAAGGGCCGCAGGACCATCTTGGTCTCGGCCCATCTCCTCAACTCCTCCGTTACGCTCGTCTGCGCCACCAACCGCTCGGTCACCGCCTTGATCGTTTGCCGGTTTGTGAACGGCGTCCTAATCGGAGGCCCCGGCAGCATCATCTTTTCCTATTTGGCGGAGTTCCAACCCCCTAACTTCCGCGCTTCCGTCATCTGCTACTCGGGGATCTTCTTCACCTCGTCCTGGCTGCTCTTGCCGCTCTTCGCCTGGCTCATCTTGCCGATCGAGCTCTCCGTCGCGTGGGGGCCCTTTTTCACGCTCACCTCGTGGAGGCTGTTCATGATCATCTTAGTCCTGCCCGAAGTGGTGGCGGGGTTGTGGTTTCTGCGGCTGCCCGAAAGTCCTAGATTCTTTGTGGCCAAGGGAGACCCCAGGAAAGCTCTCGTTGTTTTGAGGAGGATGTTCGCGGTCAACACGGGACGCCAGGCGAAGGATTTTCCGGTGAGGAATTTGCTCGAGGACGTCAGGATCGAGACCAGGATTAGGAATAATCTGCAGTGTCGGGGTAAAACGGTCAAAGCTTTGCAGGAGATGGGCGCACAGTTCAGGAGGTTGTTCAGGGCCCCCTTGCTCTACGTCACGATGCTCACCACCAGTATTATGTTTACCAATATGTTCGGGTACGTACGATTTGCAAATATTATTGGTAAGTTTttcacaaatgaaaaaaatatattttttatgcgagtcgtattttttattggaAGCTTTTCAACTGACTTAGCCTATTTGTTAAAgtgttgaaatttaaatttcataacaaaaaaacaatgatTATAGTGTTTTGGTGAGACGTCATTCATAAGACGCTCGTCACGTGTTATTATACATGTGTTGTCTGATACTGTGTTAGTTTGCAGTCTTAAGCAATGACGTGTCGTGGGTTGATCATTTGGAACAACGGTAAATGTttcctttgttttttttttattttttttgtatcgttttgaaaaaaaaaatgaaaaattggtgCACATCCATATTCCCAAAAGAAGTTTCTTACAGCTAGTTATTTCTTAAtcgttttttttatatcttttatGCCTGAAGCAGacaattttggaaattatAGCAAAATTGGtcgtttacaaaatttgtttttaatgttgaGCAACAAATAAACTGTCCCGTCATCAAATAGTTGTTTTCAATGTTGTTAACGACTCGTTAAATTTCCTAAGGTCCCCTAT contains the following coding sequences:
- the LOC138134943 gene encoding synaptic vesicle glycoprotein 2B-like, which produces MVEGSGQVMCESVDFDRAIHLTGYGKFHYEAFTACAICIISVGFQNGLSAYIFPAAQCELHLTSFQLSLLNVCFLAGGAASSFLWGALADSKGRRTILVSAHLLNSSVTLVCATNRSVTALIVCRFVNGVLIGGPGSIIFSYLAEFQPPNFRASVICYSGIFFTSSWLLLPLFAWLILPIELSVAWGPFFTLTSWRLFMIILVLPEVVAGLWFLRLPESPRFFVAKGDPRKALVVLRRMFAVNTGRQAKDFPVRNLLEDVRIETRIRNNLQCRGKTVKALQEMGAQFRRLFRAPLLYVTMLTTSIMFTNMFGVFGLGWWLPELFVRFERFHTLHPNTTATVKELALLTPPNSCKPSFDAAVIQSTVVMGIASLLANTLSGFFAGRVSLRVIPCTTMLSGGVSAALIYWLTSSWQNLIVASIFQSTMVTANMTIGSVVVELFPTSVGAMAICLTMCAGRMGAMLSNLVFGLLMDDHCEIPIFVVAASVLVGAGLCFFIPAGAQDKYKSGNGCGQRQIEVAVVSTFDTKL